In Pyrus communis chromosome 1, drPyrComm1.1, whole genome shotgun sequence, the following are encoded in one genomic region:
- the LOC137746722 gene encoding mitochondrial carrier protein CoAc1-like, with translation MGSTQRSTLSTNVAELVDASQSARQEVSYIGSMPVYVRELIAGGAAGGFAKTAVAPLERTKILLQTRTEFRSLGVCQSLKKLFQHEGVRGFYKGNGASVVRIIPYAALHYMTYEQYRCWILNNYSALGSGPHIDLLAGAAAGGTAVLCTYPLDLARTKLAYQVVNTRGNFDYGMKGAHAQVAYKGIKDVLSSVYKEGGLRGLYRGVGPTLTGILPYAGLKFYIYEELKLHVPEEYERSIVMRLSCGALAGLFGQTLTYPLDVVRRQMQVENLRSSDHGGVRYRNTMAGLKYIIRNQGWKKLFSGLCVKLID, from the exons ATGGGTTCGACGCAGAGATCTACCTTGTCAACAAATGTGGCGGAATTGGTTGATGCTTCGCAATCAGCCCGCCAAGAGGTTTCGTACATTGGTAGTATGCCGGTTTATGTTAGGGAGTTGATTGCCGGAGGCGCTGCTGGAGGATTCGCGAAGACTGCGGTTGCGCCGCTGGAAAGGACCAAGATACTCTTGCAG ACAAGAACAGAGTTCCGTTCTCTCGGAGTGTGTCAATCTCTGAAGAAGTTATTTCAGCATGAAGGTGTTCGAGGATTCTACAA AGGAAATGGAGCTAGTGTCGTTCGAATTATTCCCTATGCAGCCTTACATTACATGACATATGAGCAGTACAGGTGTTGGATCTTGAACAATTATTCTGCTTTAGGTTCAGGGCCTCATATTGATCTTTTAGCCGGTGCAGCAGCTGGAGGGACAGCCGTTTTATGCACGTACCCCTTGGACCTTGCTCGCACCAAACTTGCTTATCAG GTTGTTAATACTAGAGGCAACTTTGATTATGGTATGAAAGGCGCACATGCTCAAGTTGCTTATAAGGGCATAAAGGACGTGCTTTCAAGTGTTTACAAGGAGGGGGGCTTGCGTGGGCTTTATCGAGGTGTAG GCCCAACACTCACCGGAATACTCCCTTATGCTGGTTTAAAGTTCTATATATATGAGGAACTTAAACTCCATGTTCCTGAAGAGTATGAAAGGTCCATTGTGATGCGTCTTTCCTGTGGAGCTTTGGCCGGGTTATTTGGGCAAACTCTCACATACCCCTTGGATGTTGTTAGGAGGCAAATGCAG GTTGAGAATTTGCGGTCTTCAGATCATGGCGGTGTTAGGTACAGAAACACAATGGCGGGTCTTAAATATATCATCCGAAACCAAGGATGGAAAAAGTTGTTTTCAGGCCTCTGTGTCAAATTAATAGACTGA